The Methylomarinum sp. Ch1-1 genome contains the following window.
TCTAGGACCGGCTATGTTTGATATCGGGTTTTGGGAGTTGTGCCTGGTCGGGCTGATCAGCTTACTGGTCATCGGGCCGGAAAGGTTGCCAAAGGCGGCGCGTATCGCCGGTTTCTGGGTAGGCAAGACCCGTAACATGGTGGCTTCGGTGAAGGCCGAAATCAAGGAGGAACTACAGGCCGAGGAAATGCGCCAGATGTTGCGGCAGCACAATCCTATGGACGAGGTTCATGAGGTGCTGGAGGATGGTAAAGACGCGCTGAAGGAGGTCGATTCCGCCGTCAATTCGGTGGTCGAAGCGGATAAAAAAGATAAACCAAATGATTGATTGGGGCGCATGAATCAGCTTGAATCCGAACCGGGCGAGGAACAGCCTTTCATCAGCCATTTAGTCGAGTTGCGTAACCGCTTGTTGCGCGTCGTCTTGTTCGTGTTGGTGGTGTTCTTGGGGGCGGCGCCGTTCGCCAATGAAATCTACGCTTATTTGTCCGGCCCTTTGTTGATACATTTGCCGGAAAACAGCAGCATGATCGCCATCGATGTGGCGTCGCCATTTTTTACCCCGTTCAAGTTGGCCCTGGTGGCTTCGGTGTTTGCATCGATGCCGGTGATTCTCTATCAACTTTGGGCATTTGTCGCGCCCGGCCTATATCGGCATGAGAAGCGCCTGATCTTGCCGCTGTTGATTGCCAGCACCGTGCTTTTCTATTTGGGCATTGCTTTTGCCTATTTTGTCGTATTTCCGCTGGTGTTTGGCTTTTTGACCGCGGCGGCGCCGGCGGGGGTCGCGGTGATGACCGATATCGCCAAGTATCTCGATTTCGTATTGACCCTGTTCTTCGCCTTCGGCTTGGCCTTTGAAGTGCCAATTTTCACCATTCTGCTGGTTTGGTCCGGGTTGACATCGCCGGCCAGTCTGGCCGAAAAACGGCCTTATGTGATCGTCGGCGCCTTTATTGTCGGTATGTTGCTGACGCCGCCGGATGCGATTTCGCAGACGCTGCTGGCCTTGCCAATCTGGCTGCTGTTTGAGGTCGGACTGTTGTTCTCGCGTTTTTTCGTCAGACAGGTGGATCACGACGAGGTCGAAGATTAATCACACTTTACAGAGCGCCTTGTTGCTGCAATAAACGATACACGTTTTCCGCGATAATACGATAGCCCCGGTCGTTGGGATGAATCATGTCCGATTTCAGCGCAGGGTCTCCGAGGATCTCCGGCAGTGTGTTCAGGTCATGGACGACGGCCTGATTTTCGGCAATCTGCTGATATAGCGCCGCGCTGCTCATCATGATTAAACCCGGTCTTGGCACGCCGAAGAGCACGACATCGATATTTCTGCGGTTGGCTTCCTCGATCATTTGGCGAATATTTTCCTGGGTTTGTTGAGGGGGGATTTTTCTGAGTATGTCGTTGCCGCCATGAATCAAAATCAACAAATCCGGCTGCTGTTTGTCCAGTATGTCGGGCAGGCGTTTGCGGCCGTTGCGGCTGATTTCGCCGGGGATGCCGGCGTTAATCACCTGCAGCCCGGTCAGCTGGCTGAGGACGCTGGGATAATTGCGTTGCGGGGATGCGCCGGTGCCGTAAGTCAGGCTGTCGCCAAAGGCTAAGATGACGGCTTCCGTCGGCAATTTATTCAGTTGCGGTGGTTGTTCGCAGCCGAACAGCAGCATCAAAAAGCAGGCGAATAAAATGGGTTTCATGAGGATGTTCTATGGTTAAAAATGTTTTAATTACCGGCGCGGCCAGGCGCATAGGTGCGACCTGTGCGCGCCTGCTGCATGCCGAGGGTTATAATATTTGTTTACATTATAGATCTTCCGAGCGTCAAGCGGAGTTCCTATGTGGCGAATTGAATCGGCAAAGAGCCGGGTCGGCGATCACGATCCAAGCCGATCTGTTGGAGATGCAGGAGGTTAAGAGGCTGGCGGAAACGGCGGAACAGGCTTGGCAAGGCATCGATGTGTTGGTCAATAATGCCTCGTCATTTTATTCGGGGGCGGTGGATGAGGCGACGGAGCAGGACTGGGAAGTGCTGCTGGGCAGCAATCTGAAGGCGCCTTTTTTTCTGGCGCAGGCCTTGTTGCCGTCTTTGCGAGCGAAGCGCGGCTGCATCGTCAACATTATCGATATACACGCCGAAAGGGGCTTGAAAAGTTATCCGCTATACAGCATCTCCAAAGGTGGTCTGGCGACGCTGACGCGCTCCTTGGCTAAGGAGTTGGGTCCGGATGTCCGGGTCAACGGCGTCGCCCCGGGCGCGATATTATGGCCGGAGCACGAGATCACCGAGCAAACCAAGGCCGACATCCTGCAAAGAGTGGCGCTGCAGCGTTGCGGCGACCCGTTGGACATCGCCCGGGCGGTGCGTTTCTTGATTGATGAGGCGGATTATATCACCGGCCAGATTATTGCTGTTGACGGCGGCAGAACGCTATTCTGTTGAAGGCGTGATTCTTTGCTGTTTCAGGCTGCTCTTGTCAAACTCTTCCCATAATTGGCGGTAGCTTTTTCCGCTGACGGGGTGGCGTTCCTCGCCGGCGATCTCGGCCAGGGGCTCCAGCACGAAAGCATAGCGTTCGATCTCGTCGCGGGGTACGCGCAGGCGTCCGTCGTTGATAACCTGGTCGCCATAAAGGATCAGATCGAGATCCAAGGTGCGGGCGGAGAATTTTTGGCTATCGCGGCTACGGCCATGATCCAGCTCAATCTGATGCAGAATCTTGGCGACCTGTTTGGCTTCCAGCTTAGACTCGAAGCGGACGATCAGGTTGTAGAAGTTGTCGCCGCTGAAACCGACCGGAGCCGTTTCGTAGAGGCTTGAAACGATGATGTCGCCGAATTGTTTTTTTAACGCAACGAGGCTCGAAGGAATGTTTTTTTCCTTATCAATATTGCTACCGATGCTGATATAGCCGATGGTCATAGTCTACTTTTCGCCTCGTTCGATGATAATGCCGACATCTTTGGCGCGGCTGATCGCTCCTCTTTTATTCAGCACGATTCTTAGCCATGGAATGTCGAATTCCTGTCGCAAAATAGTGGCGACTCGTTCAATTAAAGTTTCGACCAGAAAAAACTCGCTTTGTTCGACAAACTCGACGACCCGGTCGGAAACAGCCTTATAATCGAGGGTGTGAGCGATGTCATCGGTTTCGGCGGCCTTGCTTATGTCGAATGCCATTTCGATATCCAGTACGATAGTTTGTTTGACTCTTCTTTCCCAATCATAGATGCCTATGACCGTGTCAATTTCCAGGCCGCCTAAAAAGATGATGTCCATTATAATAATCCGGTTATCATATAGTGTTAAAAGCAACAGTATCGGGTAAACGATGCTGAGAAACAAGTTTTACGGGGGCTAAAAAATGATTCAGTGGTTGCTTGTGCCGGGCGCATATTTGTTTGGGTCGGTATCCAGCGCGATTATCGTGTGTCGATTGATGGGGTTAGAGGATCCGCGAGAGCAAGGCTCGGGCAACCCCGGCGCCACCAATGTCATGCGTATCGGCGGCAAGAAGGCGGCCGCGATTACCTTGCTAGGCGATGCCTTAAAAGGGCTGGTTCCGGTATTGGTCGCCAAGGCGATGAACGTGGATAGCTTGCTGTTATCTTGTGTCGTGTTTGCGGCTTTTCTCGGTCATTTATACCCGCTGTTTTTCGGTTTTAAAGGGGGGAAGGGTGTTGCGACGTCCTTTGGCGTAACATTGGGGGTCACTTGGCTTCTGGGGATTGTGGTGTCGGCCACCTGGTTTATCGTCTATAAGGTAGGCGGAATTTCTTCGTTGGCGGCATTGGTCGCCGCCACGCTGACGCCGCTTTATGTCTTTTTGATTGTCGGCGATGTGAATTTGGTGGTGACCTTTGTGCTCATTTCCATCATTCTGTTGTGGCGACATAAAAGCAATATTCAGCGGCTGTTGGTCGGGGAGGAACGCTAAAAATATTCCAAAATACTAGGCGGCGGCAAGGGTAGCCGCCGTTCGGTCTGCAGGCATTTAAGCGACGGTTAACAGTTCGTCTATAGGCCAGCGCGGTCGGGCGAAAATCTGCAGGTCTTCATGTTGTCCTGCCAGCAGGCGCTGGCAGCCGGCGTAGGCGATCATTGCGCCGTTGTCGGTGCAAAATTCCAGCCTGGGGAAGTGTAGTTGTGCGCCTTCTTGAGCCGTCATTTCCTGGAGATGGGCGCGGATCGCTTTGTTGGCGCTGACGCCGCCGGCCACGACCAAGCTTTTCAGGCCGGTTTGGCGCAAGGCGCGTTTGCATTTGATGGTCAGCGTTTCGGCGGTCGCTTTCTGAAAGGCATAGGCGATATCGGCCTTGTCCTGGAGGGTTTGTTCGGTGCCGCGCAGGGTGTTCATCGTGAATGTTTTTAAGCCGCTAAAGCTGAAATCTAGGCCGGGGCGGTCGGTCATCGGACGGGGGAAATGGAAGCGCTCCTGGCCTTGTTCGGCTAGCTTCGCTAGTTTCGGTCCGCCCGGGTAACCGAGCTCCAGCATCTTGGCGGTCTTATCGAAGGCTTCGCCAGCCGCATCGTCCAGAGATTCTCCGAGCAGCGTATAGCGGCCTATGGCGTCGACTTTGACCAACATTGTATGGCCGCCGGAAATCAATAGCGCGACAAAAGGAAACTGCGGCGGGTTATTTTCCAGCATCGGCGCCAACAGGTGGCCCTCCATGTGATGGACGGCGACGGCGGGTACTCGCCAGGTCCAGGCCAGGCTGCGGGCGGTGGTGGCGCCAACCAACAAGGCGCCCATCAGTCCCGGGCCGGCGGTGTAAGCGATGCCGTCTATGTTGGCGGATGTTAATTGGCTATCGTGCAGGCATTGTTTGATCAGCGGCGAAAGCTTGCGTATATGGTCGCGGGAGGCCAGCTCCGGCACCACGCCGCCATAGTCGCTATGCATCGAAACCTGGCTGTATAAAACATCGGCGATTAATCCGAGTTTGGAGTGGTAGATGGCGACGCCGGTTTCGTCGCAGGAAGTTTCGATGCCTAATATATACATTAAGTTTTGAATATAGAGATTTTGTTGGGTATAATTGGGAGTTCTCTTTTGGGTCTATCGGCCCAGCAATATGAAATATTAACATACAATCGGGTCATTATATGCCAGCAGTAAAAGTTAAAGAAAACGAACCTTTTGATATCGCGATTCGTCGCTTCAAACGTGCTTGCGAAAAGGCAGGTGTGCTGTCGGAAGTCAGACGTCGTGAGTTCTATGAAAAACCAACGGCAGAGCGTAAGCGCAAGGGCGCCGCGGCCGTTAAGCGTCATCTGAAAAAACTGGCGCGCGAGCGTTATGCATTGAAAAATCTGCGTCGTGGTCGTCCACAATTCTAATGAATTCAGGTGCAACTGAGATGGAATTGTTGAAAGATCGTATCAAGGACGATATGAAGACCGCGATGAAGGCCGGAAATAAGAGCAGGTTGGGCGTGATTCGCATGATCCTGGCGGCAATTAAACAAATCGAGGTCGACGAGCGGGTCGAGCTGGATAATGATCGCGTGATCGCTGTTTTGGATAAGATGCTGAAGCAGCGCCGCGAATCGATCAGGCAGTACCGCGATGCGGGTCGGGACGATCTTGCCGAACAGGAGGAATCGGAGATCCTGGTAATTCAGGACTTCCTGCCGCAAGCGCTGAGCGATGAAGAAATTGAGGCATTAGTTGCGCAAGCCGTGGCCGATGCCGGCGCCGAATCGATCAAGGATATGGGCAAGGTGATGGGCTTGTTGAAGCCGCAAATGCAAGGGCGTGCAGATATGTCGGTGGTGAGCGCCAAAATCAAGGCTGTGCTCACTGCATAGTCTGTTATCATCCGGTGCTATGTCCGGAAGCATTCCTCGTGAATTCATAAATGATCTCCTGGTGCGGGTCGATATAGTTGATCTGATCGATTCGCATGTCCCCCTGAAAAAGTCCGGCAGCAATTTCGTTGCCCGCTGTCCCTTTCACAACGAAAAAACGCCTAGTTTCTCCGTCAGTCGTAAAAAACAGCTTTATCATTGCTTTGGCTGCGGCGTCGGCGGTGACGCCATTAGTTTTCTGATGGACTACAATCATCTTGATTTCGTCGAAGCGGTCGAGGATCTGGCCTCCTTTGTCGGTGTCGAGGTGCCGCGCGAGGCGATCTCGCATAAGGGCGGCTCTGATAAGCAGGAATTGTCCGACGTATATCATTTATTGGAACAAGTTGCGGCTTTTTATCGTGAACAACTGCGCGCGACTAGCGAAGGTCGGGAGGCTGTGAATTATCTGAAGGGGCGTGGGGTTAGCGGCGAGCTGGCCAGGGATTTTGCGCTGGGTTATGCGCCAAAACGTTGGGATGCGCTGTTGTCGCGCTTTGATCGCAAGCAATTGATGGCGGCCGGTTTGTTGGCCAGCAATGACGCTGGAAAAGTTTATGATCGCTTTCGTGGGCGCTTGATGTTCCCGATTCGGGACAGGCGTCAGCGCATCATCGGCTTCGGCGGCAGGGTGATGGATGATTCTGTGCCGAAATATCTCAATTCGCCGGAAACCGCGGTGTTTTCAAAAGGCCGCGAGGTATACGGGCTCGCCGAATTGCTGGCGAAAGACAGCAAGCCGTCGCGCATTTTGGTCGTCGAGGGTTATATGGATGTCATTGCGTTGGCGCAGTTTGGCATCGGCTATGCAGTGGCGGCGCTGGGGACCGCGACTTCACAGGCGCACATGGACTTGCTGTTTCGCTTCAGCTCCGAATTGGTGTTCTGTTTCGACGGCGATAACGCAGGCCGGCAGGCGGCCTGGCGAGCCGTGGAGTCGGCGTTTCCTTGTTTGCGCGATGGGCGACAGGTCAGGATTATGTTGTTGCCCCAGGGGCATGATCCGGATACGCTGGTCAGGGCGGAAGGTGTGGATGGCTTTGTGGCGCGTGTCGATGGGGCTCAGGCTTTATCGGATTATTTTTTCGATCATCTGAGTCAATCTGTGGATCTGGGTGCGATGGAGGGGCGTGCGCAGCTGCTGACCGCGGCCAAGCCTTATCTGGAAAAATTGCCGACCGGTTTTTTTAAGGAAATGATGTTTGCCCGGCTGCGGGAATTAAGCGGTTCGCCCGGGCTGGACGTTTCGTCAAATCTGGCTACACTTAATGGTAATGCCGGTAGCGGTAAGCGGCGAGAGGGGTTAAGGCTTTCGCCGCTGCGCGTGCTGATTGCTCTGCTGGTGCAAAATCCTGATCTGGTCGAGATCTTGGAGGAGCGAAATCTCGACTGGGATATGCTTAGTTTTCCGGGGATTGATTTCTTGAGGGATATTTTTCAGATTATTACGGTCAAACGGCCTGAAAATGCGGCGATATTGCTAGAGCTTTATCGAGGAACGGCGCAGGAAAAAACCGTGCGAGCCTTGGCAAATCTGGAGTTATCGATTCCTGATGAAGAGGCGGAATTTAAAGGCGCCCTTGAACGATTGGTGGTGCAGGCTCGTGAGAGTGGTTTGGAACAACTGTTAGCGAAAGAAAGGCGGGAAGGATTGACGACGCAAGAAAAAGAGGTGTTGCGAAAATTATTGAGCAATAAACTGTAATTAGCCGTATTTGTATTTTTAGTGCTATAATGTCCTGTTCAGCAATGCTTGGTGCTGAAGGTATTTTGTGAGTGTAGAATGAATCAAGAACAACAGCAATCCCAACTTAAACAACTGATCGCGAAAGGTAAGCAACAAGGTTACCTGACTTATGCAGAAGTGAACGATCATTTGCCTAGTGATATTGTCGATCCCGATCAGATCGAAGATATCATCGGCATGATTAATGATATGGGAATTCAGGTCCATGAAGTGGCGCCTGATGATGACGATTCTTTGATCGGCGCGGATGCCGCGGTCAGTACCGATGATGACGATGAGGATGTCGAAGAAGTCGCCGCATTGGCGTCGGTCGACAGCGAGTTTGGCCGCACCACAGATCCCGTGCGCATGTACATGCGGGAAATGGGGTCGGTGGAGTTGTTGACTCGGGAAGAAGAGCTGAAAATTGCCAAACGCATTGAATACGGTCAACAGCAGATCATCGAAGGATTGTCCCGTTCCGGCTTTATCGTCGACTCGTTTTTACAGTCATTCGACGCGGTCCTGGAGGAAGATTCCGGCGTTCGCCTGACGGATATGATGTCCGGGTTTGCCGATTTGAGCGAGCCGGAAGAGTTGGATGCATCGGCGGATGAGGCGGAAGAGAGCGACAATAATAAGGCTCTCGATTACGACGAAGTTAAAGAGAAGGTCGATGTCCTGAGGTCCGTTCAACAGAAAATTCTAGAATCCATCCGTAAAAATGGCTATGAGCATGATAAAACCGAGCAATTATTCACCGAGATGGCTCAGTGTTTTGCCGAGTTTAAGTGGACGCCACAATACCTGAAGAAAATGGCTAATGCCGCTTCCCATGTGACTGCCCAGATTCGGGAAAAAGAAAAGACTATTCTGAACATTTGCGTCAAAAAGGCGAGAATGCCGAAAAAAGACTTCATCCATTCGTTTACTAAAAACGAAGCGAGTTCGGCATGGTTAGACCGGTATCTGGATGATGGGCAACGTTATGCCGGCGTATTGCGCGAACATGAGGATGAAATCAGAGCGGCGCAAAGCGAACTGGCTGAAATCGAGAAAAGTCATGGTATGAGTATCGCCGCCATCAAGGATATCAATCGCCGTATTTCGATCGGCGAGGCAAAGGCCCGACGCGCTAAGAAGGAAATGATCGAAGCCAACCTAAGGCTGGTGATTTCGATTGCAAAAAAATATACCAACCGCGGCCTGCAGTTTCTAGATTTGATTCAGGAAGGCAATATCGGCTTGATGAAGGCCGTGGATAAGTTTGAATATCGGCGGGGTTATAAATTTTCCACCTACGCCACTTGGTGGATTAGGCAGGCGATTACCCGCTCGATAGCGGATCAGGCAAGAACGATTCGTATTCCGGTGCATATGATTGAGACTATCAACAAGCTGAACCGGGTTTCGCGGCAAATTCTGCAGGAGCTGGGCAGGGAGGCGACGCCGGAGGAATTGGCCGAGCGTATGGAGATGCCGGAAGACAAGGTGCGCAAGGTACTGAAAATCGCCAAAGAGCCGATTTCGATGGAAACGCCGATCGGTGACGATGAAGATTCGCATTTAGGCGATTTTATTGAAGACGCCAAGGTGTTATCTCCGGTAGAATCTGCTACAATTTCCGGTCTGCGTGAATCGACCCAGAATGTACTGGCCGGTTTAACGGCGCGGGAAGCCAAGGTGTTGCGTATGCGTTTCGGTATCAATATGAATACCGACCACACTTTGGAAGAAGTGGGTAAGCAGTTTGATGTCACCCGGGAAAGGATACGTCAGATTGAAGCCAAAGCGTTAAGAAAACTGAGACATCCTTCTCGTTCAGAGCAATTGAGATGTTTTTTGGATGGAGATTGATGGCGCCAAAAGAATTGGTGATCAGTTTTTAAGGGCCCTTAGCTCAGTTGGTTAGAGCATCCGACTCATAATCGGCAGGTCCCCAGTTCGAGTCTGGGAGGGCCCACCATTATTTAAAAAAAGGCCGCGAACGCGGCCTTTTGCATATCTGTAAGATTCAGTCATGAGGAAATCACAGTGAGTAATAATTTCATTTTTACGTCGGAGTCGGTATCTGAAGGGCATCCCGACAAGGTTGCCGATCAAATTTCTGATGCGATAGTGGATGCTTTGTTAGCGCAAGATCCTAAGTCCAGGGTTGCCTGTGAGACGATGGTCAAGACGGGAATGGTCATCCTAGCGGGTGAAATCACCACCGAAGCCTGGGTCGATACCGAAGAATTGGTCCGTAATGTGGTTTGCGAAATTGGTTATGATCATGGCGACATCGGCTTTGACGGTAAGACTTGCGCGGTGTTGAATGCGATAGGCAAACAGTCCCCCGATATCGCGATGGGGGTCGACGATAAGGAAGATCACGAACAAGGCGCCGGCGACCAGGGTTTGATGTTCGGTTATGCCACCAATGAGACCGATGTTTTCATGCCGGCGCCGATTACTTATTCGCACAGACTGGTCGAGCGTCAAGCGCAAATTCGTAAAAATGGCACCCTGCCTTGGCTGCGTCCCGACGCCAAGAGTCAGATTACCTTCCGTTACGAAGATAACAAACCGGTCGCTATCGATGCGGTCGTCTTGTCGACTCAACATTCCCCGGAGATCGGCGGTAAGTTATTGGAAGAGGCGATCATGGACGAAATCATCTTGCCGACACTGCCTAAAGAATGGTTGCATGCCGATACCAAATATTTCATCAACCCGACTGGCCAGTTCATCATCGGCGGCCCTGTCGGCGACTGCGGCTTGACCGGGCGTAAAATCATCGTCGACACCTATGGCGGCATGGCCAGACACGGCGGCGGTGCATTTTCCGGTAAAGATCCTTCCAAGGTCGATCGCTCCGCCGCTTATATGGCCAGATATGTGGCGAAAAACATCGTTGCGGCCGGCTTGGCGGAGCGTTGCGAAATCCAAGTCTCCTATGCAATCGGCGTGGCCGAACCGACGTCGATCAGCGTCGAGACCTTCGGCACCGGCAAGATCGATGAAGATAAGCTGGTGGAGATCATCAGAGAACATTTTGATCTGAGACCGAAAGGATTGATTGCACAGCTCGGTTTGTTGAAACCGATTTACCGTCCCACGGCGGCATACGGCCATTTCGGCCGCACCGAGGCGTCATTCAGCTGGGAAAAAACCGATAAAGTCGAGGCCATCAAAGATTGGGCCGGTCTTTAACATCACATCAGGACGGAAAGCATGAGTACACAAGATTATAAAGTCGCCGATATTGCGTTGGCGGAATGGGGTCGCAAGGAAATTAGCATTGCCGAAACGGAAATGCCAGGATTGATGGCGTTACGGGAAGAATATGGCGCGCAGCAACCGTTGAAAGGCGCGCGCATCGCCGGTTGTCTGCATATGACCATTCAGACCGCGGTGCTGATCGAGACCCTGACGGCCTTAGGCGCGGAAGTCAGATGGTCTTCCTGCAATATTTTTTCGACTCAGGATCACGCGGCGGCGGCGATGGCGGCGGCGGGCATTCCGGTTTTCGCCTGGAAAGGTGAAACGGAAGACGAGGCGGAATGGTGCATCGAACAAACCATCATCGGTTCGGACGGCTGGCGTCCTAACATGATTTTGGATGATGGCGGCGACTTGACGGTGATGATGCATGAAAAATTTCCCGAGTTGATGGCCGATGTCAAAGGCTTGTCGGAAGAAACCACCACCGGTGTCTTGCGCCTGTATGAAATGGTCAAGAAAGGTTCGTTGCAAGTGCCGGCCTTCAATGTCAACGATTCGGTGACCAAGTCCAAGTTCGATAACTTGTATGGCTGCCGCGAATCGCTGGTCGACGGCATCAAACGGGCGACCGATGTGATGATCGCCGGCAAGATCGCCGTGGTCTGCGGTTATGGCGATGTCGGCAAGGGCTGCGCACAGTCGCTGCGTGGGCTGGGAGCGACAGTCTGGATTACCGAAATCGATCCGATCTGCGCGCTGCAGGCGGCGATGGAAGGCTATCGCGTCGTGACGATGGAAGAGGCGGCGCCGGTCGCCAGCATCTTCGTGACCGCGACTGGCAATTGCAAGGTCATTTCCCATGAGCATATGAAGGCGATGAAAGACCAGGCCATTATCTGCAACATCGGCCATTTCGATTCGGAAATCGAGATTGCCGCATTACGCCAATATACTTGGGAGAACATCAAGCCGCAGGTCGATCATGTGATCTTTCCTGACGGCAAAAGACTGATCGTGCTAGCGGAAGGGCGCTTGGTCAATCTGGGTTGCGCTACCGGCCACCCTAGCTTCGTCATGTCCAATTCCTTCTGTAACCAGGTGTTGGCTCAAATCGAGTTGTGGAATAACGCCGACAACTACGAAAACAAGGTCTATGTGTTACCGAAAAAATTGGATGAAAAAGTAGCGCGATCCCATTTGATGCAATTGGGCGTAAAGCTGACCGAGTTGACTCAGGAACAATCGGACTATCTGAATTTGCCTGTAGAAGGCCCTTATAAGCCGGATCATTACCGTTATTGATCCGTTGCGATAATCGTTCGGTAAAAAAGGAGCATAATGCTCCTTTTTTATTTTAAAAAACGCTAACTTCCAGCAATTCTCAGTTTGAGCATTTTTGCTGTGTTTAGGGCATGGGGTGTGTCCGTCGTGGAGCGCCGTATACCCAGCCCTGGGGGCTTGACGGCAGCATCCTTGCTGCCGACATCCTCGCCAAACACACCCCATGCCCTTTTTGAACGCCAAACTGGGAATTGCTGGCTAACTTCACTAGACTTTTCTTATGCGAGTTTCCAGAATATATGTGGCCGATGATCTCATCGTAGGCAAACGGCTTGAGCTGCAAGACGAGGCGGCGCATTATGTGCGCACGGTGCTGCGTTTGAAAAAAGGCCTGGATATTATCCTGTTCAACGGCCAAGGTGGCGAATACCTAGGTCGTTTCGAGGAGGTCAGCCGCAAAAAGGTCGTCGTCGATGTGCTGGAATTTAGCGACCGCAGCGTCGAATCGTCATTGGAAATCGTTTTTGGCCTGGGAATTTCGCGCGGCGATCGCATGGATTGGGCGGTGCAGAAGGCTGTCGAATTGGGCGTCAACCACATGACGCCGCTGCTGACGGAGCGCTGTGTGATCAAGTTCAAGGATGAGGAGAAAAAGCGGCAGCGTCTGATACATTGGCGTAATATCGCTCAACATGCAGCCGAGCAGTCAGGCAGAACGTTGTTGCCTCACATGTCTGTGGTCGACGAATTAAGCCTATGGGTCGAGGGGCAGCAGGGATTGAGGATATTTCTGGACCCTTATGCGAAGCAGTCTTTGTCAGACTTGCCCGCTGGAAACGGCAAGGTCACGTTACTGTCGGGACCTGAAGGCGGTTTTAGCGAACAGGAGCGCGATATTGCCGTGCAGGCCGGTTTTATACCCGTGCGATTGGGGCAAAGAATTCTACGCACTGAAACCGCGGCATTGGCCGCTTTATCGGCCGTACAAACGCTGTGGGGAGATTTTTCAGCATGAGATTGCTAGCTTATGCATTGATGCCCTTGTTGGTATTGGTGACCCTGGCCTCCGTGTCGTGCCTGTTGGGTTATCTTATTCTGTTGGCGCTGGGCGATGTGGTCGAGTTGAGTAAGGTCATCAGCAAAGGCACACAGGTTTTATTGGTGTTGTCCATTGTTCCGCTGATGTCGTGGCTGA
Protein-coding sequences here:
- the folB gene encoding dihydroneopterin aldolase → MDIIFLGGLEIDTVIGIYDWERRVKQTIVLDIEMAFDISKAAETDDIAHTLDYKAVSDRVVEFVEQSEFFLVETLIERVATILRQEFDIPWLRIVLNKRGAISRAKDVGIIIERGEK
- the folK gene encoding 2-amino-4-hydroxy-6-hydroxymethyldihydropteridine diphosphokinase codes for the protein MTIGYISIGSNIDKEKNIPSSLVALKKQFGDIIVSSLYETAPVGFSGDNFYNLIVRFESKLEAKQVAKILHQIELDHGRSRDSQKFSARTLDLDLILYGDQVINDGRLRVPRDEIERYAFVLEPLAEIAGEERHPVSGKSYRQLWEEFDKSSLKQQRITPSTE
- the tatB gene encoding Sec-independent protein translocase protein TatB, which translates into the protein MFDIGFWELCLVGLISLLVIGPERLPKAARIAGFWVGKTRNMVASVKAEIKEELQAEEMRQMLRQHNPMDEVHEVLEDGKDALKEVDSAVNSVVEADKKDKPND
- the tsaD gene encoding tRNA (adenosine(37)-N6)-threonylcarbamoyltransferase complex transferase subunit TsaD, translated to MYILGIETSCDETGVAIYHSKLGLIADVLYSQVSMHSDYGGVVPELASRDHIRKLSPLIKQCLHDSQLTSANIDGIAYTAGPGLMGALLVGATTARSLAWTWRVPAVAVHHMEGHLLAPMLENNPPQFPFVALLISGGHTMLVKVDAIGRYTLLGESLDDAAGEAFDKTAKMLELGYPGGPKLAKLAEQGQERFHFPRPMTDRPGLDFSFSGLKTFTMNTLRGTEQTLQDKADIAYAFQKATAETLTIKCKRALRQTGLKSLVVAGGVSANKAIRAHLQEMTAQEGAQLHFPRLEFCTDNGAMIAYAGCQRLLAGQHEDLQIFARPRWPIDELLTVA
- a CDS encoding pteridine reductase — protein: MVKNVLITGAARRIGATCARLLHAEGYNICLHYRSSERQAEFLCGELNRQRAGSAITIQADLLEMQEVKRLAETAEQAWQGIDVLVNNASSFYSGAVDEATEQDWEVLLGSNLKAPFFLAQALLPSLRAKRGCIVNIIDIHAERGLKSYPLYSISKGGLATLTRSLAKELGPDVRVNGVAPGAILWPEHEITEQTKADILQRVALQRCGDPLDIARAVRFLIDEADYITGQIIAVDGGRTLFC
- the tatC gene encoding twin-arginine translocase subunit TatC; translation: MNQLESEPGEEQPFISHLVELRNRLLRVVLFVLVVFLGAAPFANEIYAYLSGPLLIHLPENSSMIAIDVASPFFTPFKLALVASVFASMPVILYQLWAFVAPGLYRHEKRLILPLLIASTVLFYLGIAFAYFVVFPLVFGFLTAAAPAGVAVMTDIAKYLDFVLTLFFAFGLAFEVPIFTILLVWSGLTSPASLAEKRPYVIVGAFIVGMLLTPPDAISQTLLALPIWLLFEVGLLFSRFFVRQVDHDEVED
- a CDS encoding GatB/YqeY domain-containing protein; translation: MELLKDRIKDDMKTAMKAGNKSRLGVIRMILAAIKQIEVDERVELDNDRVIAVLDKMLKQRRESIRQYRDAGRDDLAEQEESEILVIQDFLPQALSDEEIEALVAQAVADAGAESIKDMGKVMGLLKPQMQGRADMSVVSAKIKAVLTA
- the plsY gene encoding glycerol-3-phosphate 1-O-acyltransferase PlsY, which encodes MIQWLLVPGAYLFGSVSSAIIVCRLMGLEDPREQGSGNPGATNVMRIGGKKAAAITLLGDALKGLVPVLVAKAMNVDSLLLSCVVFAAFLGHLYPLFFGFKGGKGVATSFGVTLGVTWLLGIVVSATWFIVYKVGGISSLAALVAATLTPLYVFLIVGDVNLVVTFVLISIILLWRHKSNIQRLLVGEER
- a CDS encoding arylesterase yields the protein MKPILFACFLMLLFGCEQPPQLNKLPTEAVILAFGDSLTYGTGASPQRNYPSVLSQLTGLQVINAGIPGEISRNGRKRLPDILDKQQPDLLILIHGGNDILRKIPPQQTQENIRQMIEEANRRNIDVVLFGVPRPGLIMMSSAALYQQIAENQAVVHDLNTLPEILGDPALKSDMIHPNDRGYRIIAENVYRLLQQQGAL
- the rpsU gene encoding 30S ribosomal protein S21 produces the protein MPAVKVKENEPFDIAIRRFKRACEKAGVLSEVRRREFYEKPTAERKRKGAAAVKRHLKKLARERYALKNLRRGRPQF